From the genome of Capsicum annuum cultivar UCD-10X-F1 chromosome 4, UCD10Xv1.1, whole genome shotgun sequence:
ACATACAAGCTCGAGCCCAAAGCAAAAGGTTTCAACGAAACAACCTAAACCATCTAGCAAATGGAGCCTGCTAGGAACACCAATAGCACTAAAGCAAAACAAGTACATGTACTGCACACAGCATCAACACCCATCGCTTTGCGCATGTACACTCTcaaaacaaaaatagtaaaaaaccTCAGAATAGAAACCAAATCTAAAACACTAGTGTCACAAATAATATACAAATCCAGGGCTTCCCGACATATCCCTCCGTCTGCCCATGTGCCAGAGCTGCTGGTCTCCAAAGCCGTTGGCACTGTCTTTAGGTGTGATTTAAAGTGAATATGACCTAACCACACTGATCCTTGTAAACAGGGTAGCACAAACTTGAACCCAGAATCAACAGATCATCACTCACATCCCGGAAGAGACTGGGCTGAAGCAAATGGTGAAAAGCTAGTGGTTGACTGACTATGCTGCAGTGGGTTGGGATGCCGACTTGATGAGCCAATATAACTCGACGAAGCATTTCCTGGACTAGGAATATATGGTGACATGTATCTTGAAttaagaggagaaaaagaaggaTAGCCCAATGAGTGAGGGGAAATCAAATAAGATGCACAAAATCTCTGGGAAGACGCATTTTGAAGGTCAAGTGAACTGCGGCTTATAGTAAGATGAGGTGACTGACGGTAGGACTGAAGCGACTGGTGGTTATAAGGAGTACTAGAGATTGATTGAGGACGAGAAACTGAAGGGGATCGGGATGCTCCTTCGCCTATTTGTATAGCTGATGATGAAGCTAATGACGATCTTAGGGATGACAACGAAGGTAAAGAAGCTAGACTAGAAGAAAGCAATGGTGTAGATTCTGATGCTGGTGGATCACCATTGCTAGTTCTTGCATCACGTTTACAGACGGGGCAAAACGTTCTCCATGATGTAAGCCACGCATCAACGCACATAGCATGAAATTCTGCAAAAAATCCGAGGAGATCCATTACTGGAAAATGACTTCATCTCCAGTAGAGAAGAAAATCTGATAAGAACACACGGGATATGTATGGCATATATCAACAAAATTACTGTCCAGGTTGGGAAAAGTATCCATATTAACTAAAAACTAAATCCCATACATATAGCAGCAGATAATATTCCTATCACACTTTAACGGTAGCTTTGAGGTTTTACTGCAGTTTCCTGCCTAGAATCTAGACAATGACTTTTGCAGAGCTAATATTCATCGATATGGATCCagaatataattattgaaattgcTCCATATTTTTAAAAGTGGAAAATGCAAAAAATCAACAAGACTCTTTGAAGTTTTATCAAAAAAACATCATGTGTGATCATTTGATGTAAAGTGCATTATTCACAGAGAAAACAAAATGTATCAGACTTCAACCAACATTACCAATCTCAATATCAAACCTATAAAAATACTCTACATGTTCCATTCTATAAAAATAATCTGCAACATACCCAGCCCTACctcttagagatagagaggttgtttccaatagaccctcggcttatAAAAAGCATTTCAAAACACTTCGAAAAAGGGAATACAGAAAGGAAAGCAGTAACAACAACGAAATAATGTGAAATGGAAAAAAATACACAACATACAGAAGAAAGAACAGTAACCACGGAATAATGCGATAATCAAAGCACAAACAAGTACTGGTGGTAATAGAAATCGAAGAATGCGAAATTACGAAAATATTGCTAATATTACCAGTAAGAAAGTAGGTAGAGGTACGATCACTAAACCTATCCTGTGGGAAAGTGAGAGAATGCTCAACTACCAACTAACCTTCTATCATAATCCGTGCCCTCCAAACCCtcttatctaaggtcatgtccatAGTAAACTTAAAATGTGTTATGatctgtctaatcacctccccacccacccacccacccacaaTAACTCGCTCGGCTTGCTTCGACCTCTCCTAATATCCGTCATtgctaacctctcacacctcttCATTGAGGCATCTAACCTTCtcttcacatgtccaaaccaCCGCAACTCCGCTTCCCTCATCTTGTCCACCACTGTGGCATCTACATTCTCCtcttcacatgcccaaaccaCCGCAACCTTCTCATGTTGTTCACCACGGAGGCCACTCCCACCTTGTCCCAAATATCTTTACTCCTAATCTTATCTCTCCTTGTATGCCCACACATCCACCTCAGCATCCTCACCTCCGCCACTTTCATCTTCTGAGCATGTAGGTTCTTGATTGGCCAATACTCTACCCCATACAACATAGTTGGTCCAACCGTCGCTCCAAAGAACTTACCGTTAAGCTTTGGTGGtaccttcctatcacacaactCCAGATGCGAGCCTTCATTTCACCCATCTCGCGTCAATGCGATGTGtgacatcatcatcaatctccTCATTACCTTGAATTAAGGATTACAGATACTTGAAACATCCTCTCTTGGGGATGACCTGAGCATCAAGCCTCACTTTCATGCCGACCTCACGTCTAGCATCATTGGACTAACACTATATAAACAACCTACATGTACCCTTAAACATCATTCTCTTTATGCTGCTTCTTTTTCCATCAATAAAACACCACCTTTACCAATCAAAAAAAGATTACACCTCTGCAATCAAACATGAAAGCAAAAATGCTTAGGGTTTTTCAGTAAGAGATGACAATAATCAAACCCAGCACGTGTACTAAGCTCTGCAGGATAGCCATGACATGCTCCTGAACTAAATTTCGCTTGGCTTTCTTAGCTACAAACTCCCAGCTTAGGAACTTTTGATCTCTCCTGGAGAAATTAACTCAGCTGACCACTTCTACAGTATTACTTCACTAACAAGGTTCCAGGGAAGGATTTATTCAACAGCTTTAGACTAAGGTTTCTGATTTCTTTGACGGCATTAATTCCCGTTCATCTAGATCTGCATAGATTTCAAAAGGTCCATGACTCCATGAAGTGGATATGCTGAAACATAAACGACACATTCATCCAAAAGTTCTGGTAGAATAATATTTACTTACATTTGTAAGTAATATTATGATGCAGAGTTATAAATTTGCAAAATCTCATTTCAAAAGTGCATGCATGTTATAGGGTTACATCAGTGTGTTTCCCCGATAAGGGAACATGAAATAAACTTTTCACAGACAGAAAAGGCACGAGCAGAAGTACACAGATTGGTGGACAAACCAAGAAACAATAATGGGATCAGGTAATAGAGTGTTTTTTGTTCAGAAAGTGAAAACAATCTTTAAGCAAGCACAAAATCCATCATGCTACCTGAGATGTGGCTGCGCTGGGCGCTGGCCATGTCATAGACGAAGGGAAAGCCAGAAATGCCACTACTAAATTCCCTGTGGAGGTCCTAAAATATGTAATAAACCCTGAAATCCACCAATAATGCATATAACCTACCTTGATGTCAGCTATTTCAGGCAATTTCAATCACCAGGGTTTAACTTGAAAACATAAATAGGAAACCCTGCCAATCGACCACAAGTACAGAGAAAGAGCTTCTCCCATGGAAGGAACCAACCCTAAGGAATTAGCGCATTCATTGCTTTTACTTAAGTGCCAAATGgaacctctctctctctctctctctctctctctgtgaatattatatatatgaacAAGATGGAAACCATAATACCTCAGGAAGAGAGAAGAACTTACTGTGACGGCAAGGAAGAATTCTAAGCTTGTCTCCCACACTATAGTCTTCAAGACAGATTGCACATGTTACTGATGTACAATTATCCTCCAAAACTGACGTAAATATCAAGCTTGGCATAGCTTTCACCAAACGACTACTCATTCCATGAAATTCATGAACCCGTGTGGCCCGGGTTCGTTCTCTCCGTATCCGATGTCTACGGACAAAGAAGCAGGTAGCAAGCACTGCTGACATAGCAAGTAACGAAATGAATGATATGGCCATGATGGACCAAGCAGAGTTTTCGAAACTTGGGATTATCCATACTTCAACATCAATGTCAGCAGAGTGCTTTTTCAGTCTTTCCCCCGAAGCTCTAGAAACAAACACCGCAGGTATCTTCACACCAGCAGAGTTTCCTGCCACTGTACCATGTGACTAGTTAAAAAACTTAGATGTTCAAAATTCAACGGTTTTAAAAACTTAAGCAACAGGAAGCAAGAGTTGAAAGTGGTTTTTACTTCTTTCAGACAATTTCTTGGTTCTCTCTTTCGGTTTCTCAAAGGGAAAAGGGTCAGTGATATAGTTGGCTCCTAGTTCCTCAGCTCTCAGCATGAAAATTCCTGATGCATTACATTGAGAAACTAGAGGCTAAAGCCAAGCATAGAAGATGTACATGTAATGCTGACAAATCAAATACTTGCCAGCAAAATAAGAAGTGTTTGTTTGAGCTTGCTATAAAATGAGCAAGCTgacttcaaatattttgaagctactttttcttttcatttttttaagcaGAAGATGGTTTCCAGTTATAACacaaatagatgaaaaacccctGCAAATAAAACTTGAGTTTGAATCTCATTTTCAAGTCAGATACATTTTAATACAACATCTTCCCCAtggagggagagagagagagagaaggaacTTCGAGAAAAGCTCTTGATATATCAACAAAGGACGCTACTTCCATGAATTATCAGAAGTCCAACAGATATAGAACGTTGTTGCTTTATGATGTCCTTTTGTCTTTTCAACCAAGCATAATTAATGAGAACCACATGTTCGTCTAGTCTGCCTACTTTTTATGCACCATTAAATGCCAGGACTTAAATCCCAAAATTTCAGTAAACCATTACATTATCTAAAACATCAGGACAGCAAAAAGCACTAGATAGTGTTAGTGAAAAATTGCTATTTCTCAACAATTTTCCTCAAGTACCTTTCACCCAGTTACCAGTTCCAAAACAATTTTCAGCTGAAAACAGTCGTGACGTATAAACATACTTGTATAATTGTCACTTatcaagagagaaaaaaaaaggaacttGTACTACTGCTATCCGGGACCAGGATAACTTATAAAAACTTGGAATTGTGCTCCAGGTGCTTTTTGTGTGAATCAAGTTCAGAGAGCATAGAGATCGTTTGCTTTTACACTGCTACACTACTGATCAATTATGGAAATGTTTCCTTCACATGGTAGGGACTTAAATGATGAATGCCCAGAGACACAACTGCGTGAAGTGCTAGAACATCAAGGGAAGGAACAAGTAGCGAAGGGAATGGTGGTACACTACACCATCTTGTATTTGATGGTCATTTTGTAGGGAAAGGAGTTTGAAGTGCTTTGAATACAAAGAGCCTGCTTGGATTGGTTTTTGGCTTAGCCAAATCCGGATTTTATCATTTTACCTTAAAATCAAGTGCTTATAAGCAGTTTTTAATTTACCCAAACACTACAAAAAGCGCTTAATAGCTATTTTGGCTTAAACGcacttaaaataagtcaatccaaacaaGCTCAAAGAAGGCTCTCTATAAAAAAGATCGAAATGatctattttctttgttttatttttggtgtaaacagaATTTTACTAGTGAAAACAGAGAACTGTTACATCTAATAGGATCCTCCAAGAAGACAATTGGCATACTTTAGCATTTGATCTGTATTTTTCTTGCAACTTTGCGTGCTCTTTATCAATAAAATTACCAATTTTcaagtacaaaaaaaaataaaaaaattgccgAGTCAATTTTTCTTGTTTACAGAATTTCGATAACGTTGTTTTGTTAGAAAGGAGAAATATGAGTTTCTTCTTATTTACACTTCAATCGATTGAACATATCATGCCTGCTTATGCAAGAAGAAAGTGCATCAAAATAAAATGTTTATGCACCGTTTGTTTCAAAAAGACATCCACTTCAGCTAAACAATCATTAAGGCCCATTAAATTAAGAAGACGAATGATTTATACTCATAAAATTCCATATTCATTTGTTCATAATAATATTCGTAGACAACACTCTTTGTATGGGACAGTATAGATGCCACAGACCGACATAAAGCACATACAGAAACTTGATAAGGGATCAAAGCTTCAATGTTTCTTCTTCATGGATCAAATCTTCCATTGTGTACATTTTATAGCAAAGCCAAGCAGTTTTGTTAATGAGATTACCTAATGTGACATAGCTGGTTCTACCAATTTTGTGGAGCCAGTGAATCCTATGTAAACGTGAGAGCACCACCTTGTACCCCAATAAATCAAGATTATGGGGTATTAGCTGACAGAATACAAGAATTCGACCAGTTCCAGTGATATCCGCTCAAAATTAATCGATAAGCCATTTTATGATACCTTGCTACATACATCACCAAGTATCAAGTAAGACAGACCACTTCAGCCTTCATTCTAGAGCCCAAAACCCTAGTTTCAGCTGAATAAACTCTTAAATTGCCAATACACTTTAACTTCACAATGCACTAATTAACAAATTCAAGAGGAAGAGTTCATTAAAATCTGTTTAGACTTTTTACAACACAACATCAATTTCTAGTT
Proteins encoded in this window:
- the LOC107868028 gene encoding receptor homology region, transmembrane domain- and RING domain-containing protein 2 isoform X2, giving the protein MMNLLVFWYLCVVCLLGCRALGNVVLIGKNNTLSFEDIEANFAPSVKGSGKCGTLYVAEPLDACTTLSNKVEPVKNNTHDLFLLIIRGGCSFEDKVRQAQAAGFKAAIIYNDGYGDLVAMAGNSAGVKIPAVFVSRASGERLKKHSADIDVEVWIIPSFENSAWSIMAISFISLLAMSAVLATCFFVRRHRIRRERTRATRVHEFHGMSSRLVKAMPSLIFTSVLEDNCTSVTCAICLEDYSVGDKLRILPCRHKFHAMCVDAWLTSWRTFCPVCKRDARTSNGDPPASESTPLLSSSLASLPSLSSLRSSLASSSAIQIGEGASRSPSVSRPQSISSTPYNHQSLQSYRQSPHLTISRSSLDLQNASSQRFCASYLISPHSLGYPSFSPLNSRYMSPYIPSPGNASSSYIGSSSRHPNPLQHSQSTTSFSPFASAQSLPGCE
- the LOC107868028 gene encoding receptor homology region, transmembrane domain- and RING domain-containing protein 2 isoform X1 — translated: MMNLLVFWYLCVVCLLGCRALGNVVLIGKNNTLSFEDIEANFAPSVKGSGKCGTLYVAEPLDACTTLSNKVEPVKNNTHDLFLLIIRGGCSFEDKVRQAQAAGFKAAIIYNDGYGDLVARIFMLRAEELGANYITDPFPFEKPKERTKKLSERMAGNSAGVKIPAVFVSRASGERLKKHSADIDVEVWIIPSFENSAWSIMAISFISLLAMSAVLATCFFVRRHRIRRERTRATRVHEFHGMSSRLVKAMPSLIFTSVLEDNCTSVTCAICLEDYSVGDKLRILPCRHKFHAMCVDAWLTSWRTFCPVCKRDARTSNGDPPASESTPLLSSSLASLPSLSSLRSSLASSSAIQIGEGASRSPSVSRPQSISSTPYNHQSLQSYRQSPHLTISRSSLDLQNASSQRFCASYLISPHSLGYPSFSPLNSRYMSPYIPSPGNASSSYIGSSSRHPNPLQHSQSTTSFSPFASAQSLPGCE